Proteins from a genomic interval of Phlebotomus papatasi isolate M1 chromosome 3, Ppap_2.1, whole genome shotgun sequence:
- the LOC129807042 gene encoding protein stoned-A: MLKLPKGLKKKKKGKKSKKDKELFTEEELEQYRREHQKQAPVEFEEQPTPSAEPEAEPSTSKAEDDDEWRKFNALATGVDSILKKTQGDLDRIKSTSFFQRVPPPSEQKRAEEEAQPEESAQEEVPPSEEVEEKDNLASAVIELSESETESEEADDIFDTTYIDVITTNELPLAYIPDSPVQEEEDGPDPFDTTYADKVIKGPEVSKKGKKIVSIGSAVQVLTGRVETVTATVSTKRPRRGVQNLLLEESEEATGDSTSVTESAPAPIVKTLLDDTDDVLPDLPIDLSVSLHLTLQKEKAEKDKSQEADNTDKDVVAEFDELKPSEPEDDEFAQLASESLTKTEEGLKFAPTDLASSEVEVSSDWAAFEEQRTTGDKGKPVRPPPPRPPTTPQVPYLVSDQILEIPEEADDVDPFDTAFVDRVVLADDDDFDPRAEDKEEEPAQVVPAVEDELFSPDFPKEENLFPPRDFLGGSVSDLSTLPTITPAAATAKTPEELDPFDTSAVSSLVAPKEVELKFLEKELLADNTPAVVPVATLKHSLSDPDFDPRGLGEEAEENPQEGTPVKPSFETRPSIDIQSRKSSLCLNIQGVASKAVSFAVPSPDLLAVGENGGKIQKPLTPYYNKEVVVPPTEDVDPFDTSFVSEIKPTEVELSLLESDLLKQSQQVLDEDDDFDPRAETPVVFAAPVVQPVKTPDLLAVGEELNIKVLTPAIEIANAATEVPIFDDPFDTSAVDSNILPGKAELKLIENELLPNLAKTPEPVLDILSYSQDDSLPVKALTPLGAVANSVEEVEIDPFDTSIAENLGPGKTEIKLIESELIGQKQ; this comes from the exons ATGCTTAAGTTACCAAAAGGtctaaagaagaaaaagaaagggaaaaaatcgaaaaaggATAAGGAACTTTTCACTGAAGAAGAACTCGAGCAGTATCGCAGGGAACATCAAAAACAGGCACCAGTTGAATTTGAAGAACAACCAACACCAAGTGCTGAGCCAGAAGCGGAGCCAAGTACATCCAAGGCGGAAGATGATGATGAATGGCGGAAATTCAATGCACTCGCAACTGGTGTTGATTCAATACTAAAGAAGACTCAAGGGGATCTCGATCGCATCAAGTCCACATCGTTCTTCCAGCGCGTTCCACCACCAAGTGAGCAGAAAAGAGCCGAAGAGGAGGCACAGCCAGAGGAGAGTGCCCAGGAAGAGGTCCCTCCTAGTGAGGAGGTAGAGGAAAAGGACAACCTCGCTAGTGCTGTTATCGAACTCTCCGAGTCTGAGACAGAAAGTGAAGAAGCTGATGATATCTTCGATACTACATATATTGATGTAATCACCACCAACGAGCTTCCACTTGCATACATTCCGGATTCACCAGTTCAAGAAGAGGAAGACGGTCCAGATCCATTTGACACCACTTACGCTGATAAGGTAATCAAAGGTCCAGAAGTATCGAAGAAAGGGAAGAAGATCGTTAGCATCGGATCGGCAGTTCAAGTTCTCACAGGAAGAGTAGAAACCGTAACTGCAACTGTTTCAACTAAGCGTCCTCGAAGGGGTGTGCAAaatcttcttcttgaggaaTCCGAAGAAGCAACAGGAGATTCCACATCAGTTACAGAATCTGCGCCTGCTCCAATTGTCAAGACACTCTTGGATGACACTGATGATGTCCTACCCGATTTGCCCATTGACTTAAGTGTATCACTCCATTTAACACTTCAGAAGGAGAAGGCAGAGAAGGACAAATCCCAAGAGGCCGATAACACAGACAAAGACGTTGTTGCTGAATTTGATGAATTAAAGCCATCCGAACCAGAAGATGATGAATTTGCACAATTAGCCAGTGAATCTCTGACTAAAACTGAAGAAGGACTTAAATTTGCACCTACAGATTTAGCCTCTAGTGAGGTTGAGGTATCGTCTGATTGGGCAGCTTTTGAGGAACAAAGGACCACTGGAGATAAAG GCAAACCCGTTCGTCCTCCACCACCAAGGCCGCCCACTACACCTCAGGTTCCATATTTGGTAAGCGACCAGATTTTGGAAATCCCAGAAGAGGCTGACGACGTCGATCCTTTCGATACAGCCTTTGTTGACCGCGTAGTTCTAGCTGACGACGACGATTTTGACCCACGTGCTGAAGACAAAGAAGAGGAACCAGCTCAAGTAGTTCCAGCCGTCGAAGACGAACTCTTCTCTCCTGATTTCCCCAAGGAGGAGAATCTCTTCCCGCCAAGGGACTTCCTTGGAGGTAGTGTCAGTGATCTTTCAACACTTCCGACTATCACTCCAGCTGCGGCCACAGCCAAGACACCTGAAGAATTAGATCCTTTCGACACATCTGCAGTATCGTCTCTAGTTGCACCTAAAGAAGTTGAACTCAAATTCTTAGAGAAGGAACTCTTGGCCGACAATACCCCAGCTGTTGTTCCTGTTGCAACACTCAAGCACTCCCTCAGTGATCCGGACTTTGATCCACGAGGTCTTGGCGAGGAAGCCGAGGAGAATCCTCAAGAAGGAACTCCAGTTAAGCCATCTTTTGAGACAAGACCTTCTATCGATATCCAGAGTCGAAAGTCCTCATTGTGTCTCAATATCCAAGGAGTTGCTTCAAAAGCGGTATCTTTTGCAGTTCCATCCCCAGATTTACTTGCTGTTGGTGAGAATGGTGGTAAAATCCAGAAACCACTAACTCCCTACTACAATAAGGAAGTTGTTGTACCACCTACTGAAGACGTAGATCCATTTGATACGTCTTTTGTGTCTGAAATCAAGCCAACTGAAGTTGAGCTTAGTCTCTTAGAGAGTGATCTTCTTAAGCAATCCCAACAGGTTTTAGACGAAGACGACGACTTTGATCCACGTGCTGAGACACCTGTAGTATTTGCAGCTCCAGTTGTACAACCAGTAAAGACTCCAGACCTTTTAGCAGTTGGTGAGGAACTCAATATTAAAGTCTTGACTCCAGCTATTGAAATAGCAAACGCTGCAACAGAAGTACCTATATTTGACGATCCTTTTGATACATCGGCAGTTGATAGCAATATCCTACCCGGGAAGGCTGAGCTAAAGCTTATTGAAAACGAACTCTTGCCTAACTTGGCAAAGACACCTGAACCAGTACTTGATATTCTCTCATATTCCCAAGACGATTCACTTCCAGTAAAGGCTCTAACTCCTCTGGGTGCTGTGGCAAATTCAGTTGAGGAAGTTGAAATTGATCCTTTTGATACGTCGATTGCGGAAAACTTGGGACCAGGAAAGACTGAAATCAAACTCATTGAATCCGAATTAATTGGACAGAAGCAGTAG